DNA from Mycolicibacterium alvei:
CAGATGCGGCTGCCCGGCACCCTGGCCGAGATCGAGGGTAGCCCGGAAGGCCCGGAGATCGGCGCGTTCTTCGACCTGGACGGAACCCTGGTGGCCGGATTCACCGGGGTGATCATGACCAGAGACCGGTTGCGCCGCGGCCAGATGGGTGTCGGCGAGTTCATCGGGATGGTGCAGGCCGGGCTCAACCACCAGCTGGGGCGGTCGGAGTTCGAGGATCTGATCGGCAAGGGCGCCCGGATGCTTCGGGGCAACTCGCTCAGCGATCTCGACGAGTTGGGTGAGAGGCTGTTCGTCCAGCACGTGCAGGGCCGCATGTACCCGGAGATGCGTGCGATGGTCCGTGCCCACATGGCCCGAGGCCACACCGTGGTGCTGAGCTCCTCGGCGCTGACGGTGCAAGTGGAGCCGGTGGCACGCTTTCTCGGCATCGACAACGTGCTGTGCAACAAGTTCGAGACCGACGAGGACGGCCTGATCACCGGCGAAGTGATGAGCCCGGTGATCTGGGGTCCGGGCAAAGCCCGTGCGGTGCAGAACTTCTCGGCGGCCAACGGGGTGGACCTGGCCAAGAGCTACTTCTACGCCGACGGCGACGAGGACGTCGCGCTGATGTACCTGGTGGGCAATCCGCGGCCGACGAATCCGGCCGGCAAGTTGGCCGCCGTTGCCGCCAAGCGCGGCTGGCCGGTGCTGAAGTTCAGCAGCCGCAGCGGCAGCAGTCCCGTCTCGCACCTGCGCACGCTGGCCAGCCTGGCGACCATCCCGACGGTGGCGGCCGGCGCGATCGGACTCGGGTTGTTGACCCGCAACAAGCGCACCGGGGTCAACTTCTTCACCTCGAACTGGAGCAAGCTGCTGATGCTCACCACGGGCATCGAGCTCAACATCCTCGGCGAGGAGAACCTGACCGCGCAACGCCCCGCGGTGTTCATCTTCAATCACCGCAACCAGGCCGACCCGATGATCGCCGGCCGGTTGGTCGGGGTGGACTTCACCGGGGTCGGGAAGAAAGAACTGGAACGCAACCCGTTGATGGGTCCGCTCGGGAAGGTGATGGATGCGGCGTTCATCGACCGCGACGACCCGGAGAAGGCCGTCGAAGGCCTGCACAAGGTGGAAGAGCTTGCTCGCAAAGGCTTGTCGATCTTGATCGCCCCCGAGGGCACCCGCCTGGACACCACCGAGGTCGGCCCGTTCAAGAAGGGCCCCTTCCGCATCGCCATGGCCGCAGGCATTCCGATCGTGCCCATCGTGATCCGCAACGCCGAGGTGATCGCGGCTCGCGATTCCAGCACGTTCAACCCGGGCAAAGTAGACGTCGCGGTCTATCCGCCGATACCGGTGGACGACTGGACCGTCGACAACCTCACCGACCGCATCGCCGAGGTCCGCCAGATGTACCTCGACACCCTCAGATCCTGGCCGCAGGACGAGTTGCCCACGTTCGACATCTACGCCCGCCCGCCCGCTGAAAAGACCGCTCCGCGCCCGGCAGCGAAGAAGGCGCAGGCCAAGAAGGCGCCGGCGAAAAAGGCTGCCCCCAAGTCGACCCCGAAGGGCCGACCGTGACCGGGGGAATCGACGATTTCGCCAGCTTCAGCACCACCGACGACGCGCTGGTGCTCGCGTCGGTGTCCTCGCCGGCCGAACTGGAACTGCTCAACGACTGGCTCAAGGCGCAGCGGCACGATCATCCCGACTCCACGGTCGAGGTGCTGCAGTTGCCGGCCACCGACGAACCGGCGCCGGGGGTGGTGGCCCGACTGGTCGAAGAACTGGAGGCCGACGAGGACCGCTTGGTTGTTCCGGTCCGCGTGTTCTGGGTGCCCGCCGGGCTGCCCACCCGGTTGAAGGTGGTCGGGTTGATCTCGGGCCGCGACACCTACCGCCCGCCGGAGATCCTGCAGCGACGCATTCTGCGCAAGGACCCGACGCGCGCGCGGGTCGTGGCCGGTGAACCGGCCAAGGTGTCGGAACTACGCCAGCAGTGGAGCGAGACCACGGTCGCCGAAAACTCCAGGGAGTTCGCCCGATTCGTTCTTCGCCGGGCGGTACTGGCGATCGAGCGGGTGGAGCTCCGCCTGCTCGGCCCCGAGTACAAATCGCCGCGGCTGGTCAAGCCCGAGATGTTGGACTCGGCACGATTCCGGCAAGGCCTGGAACAGATTCCCGGGGCGACGGTGGAGAAGGCCGGTGAGATGCTCGATGAGCTCTCCACGGGATGGAGCCGCTTCTCGGTGGACCTGATCCCGACCATGGGCCGGGCCATCTTCAGCCGTGGGTTCGATCCGCGTATCGACTACGAACGCTCCGAGATCGAGTCGATGCGTCATGCGCTGGAGCAACATCCGGCGGTGCTGCTGTTCTCGCACCGGTCCTATCTCGACGGGGTCATCGTCCCGGTGGCCATGCAGGAGAACCGGCTTCCTCCGGTGTACACGTTCGCCGGGATCAACTTGTCGTTCGGCCTGATGGGTCCGTTGTTCCGGCATTCGGGCGTCATCTTCCTGCGTCGCAAACTCGATGACCCGCTGTACAAGTACGTGCTGCGGCAATACGTCGGCTACATCGTGGAGAAGCGGTTCAACTTGAACTGGTCCATCGAGGGCACCCGCTCACGGACCGGAAAGATGTTGCCGCCCAAGCTCGGACTGCTTGCCTACGTCGCCAACGCCTACCTCGACGGCCGCAGCGATGACATCCTGTTGCAGCCCGTGTCGATCAGCTTCGACCAGCTGCACGAGACGGCCGAGTACGCCGCATACGCTCGCGGCGGCGAGAAGACACCCGAGGGCCTGAGCTGGCTGTACCACTTCATCAAGGCACAGGGCGAACGCAACTACGGCAAGATCTATGTCCGCTTCCCCGAAGCGGTTTCGATGCGTGAGCACCTCGGTGAGCCCGGCGGCGAGATGGCCCACGACGAGGCCGCCAAACGCCTGGCGATGCAGAAGATGGCGTTCGAGGTGGCCTGGCGGATTCTGCGGGTCACGCCGGTCAACGCCACCAACCTGGTGTCGGCGCTGTTGCTGGGCGCGCGTGGCGTCGCGCTGACCCTCGATCAGCTGCACCACACGCTGCAGGACTCGCTGGACTACCTGGAACGCAAGAACACCCCGACCACCAACAGTGCGCTGCGGCTGCGGACCGCCGAGGGAGTGCGCTCAGCCGTCGACGCCCTCTCCGGCGGGCACCCGGTGACGCTGGTGGACAGTGGGCGCGAACCGGTGTGGCGAATCGCCCCCGAGGACGAGCTGGAAGCGGCGTTCTACCGCAACTCACTGATCCACGCCTTCCAGGAGACCTCCATCGTCGAACTGGCCCTGGCCCATGCTGCCCGCGCCGCCGACGACCCGCTGCAGGTGTTCTGGGACCAGGCGATGCGGCTGCGTGATCTGCTCAAGTTCGATTTCTATTTCGCCGATTCGGCGGCCTTCCGCGACAACGTCGCCGAAGAGCTGTCGTGGTACGACCGCACGCCAGAGGGACGAGCGGCCGGAGGCTGGGAAGCGCAGGTTTCCCGCGGAGGCGACGACATCTGTCAGATGCTGCGTCTCAAACGGCCGATGTTGGCGGGCGCGATGCTGCGGCCGTTCTTCGAGGCCTACGGGATCGTCGCCGACGTGCTGCGCGATGCACCGGCCGAGATCAGGGAGCGGGATCTGACCAAGCGGGCGCTCGGCGTCGGGCGTCAGTACGTCGCCCAGGGGCGGGTGGGCAGCAACGAGTCGGTCTCGGCGCTGCTGTTCGCCACCGCGCGGCAGGTGGCGGCTGATCAGAACCTGCTGTCCAATGGGCCGAATCTGCAAGAGCGTCGCGATGCCTTCCGGGACGAACTGCGCGGGATCATCGCGGATATGGACAAGGTCGACGAGATCGCGCGTGAGCAGTTCTCCCTCCGGGAGCAGCAGCGCCGCGCTGGGCGAGGCGCATCCGGCTAGGCGACGAGGGTGCGGTGTCTCCCACGCCATACCCTGGGACCATGACTTCTGCCGGTCGGGTGGCCGCATCCAGCGTGCGCAACAGCGCGGCCTGGCCCGTGCTGGTCGGTGTGGCCGTGCTGGCCGGGGCAGTGGCCGCGGGCATCGGCGCGTTGTCACTGGCGGACGCGCTGACCGCCACCGGCCTGCCCGACCCCGGCCCCGTTACCACCTACGGCCTGCCGTTCGTCCGGGCCGCCGGCGAGATCGCCGCCGTCGTCGCAGTAGGGGCCTTCCTGTTCGCGGCGTTCCTGGTGGCACCGCAGACCAACGGGGTGCTGGATGTGGCCGGTTACCGGGCCCTTCGGCTCGGCACGACGGCCTCAGGTGTCTGGACGGTGTGCGCCGCTCTGCTGGTTCCGTTGACGATCTCCGACGTGTCCGGACAGCCGGTGCTCGATCACCTCGACCCGGTCGACGTGTGGTCGGCAGCGAGCCTCGTCGACGTCTCCGTCGCCTGGCGCTGGACGGCGATCTTGGCCGCCGGCGTCACCATCGCCAGCCTGCCGGTGCTGCGGTGGGGGTGGACACCGGTGCTGCTGGCCGGATCCCTGCTCACCCTGATGCCGCTGGTCCTGACCGGGCACTCGTCGTCGGGTGGCGCCCACGACCTGGCCACCAACAGCCTGTTCATCCACCTGGTGGCGGGCGCACTGTGGGCCGGAGGACTGCTGGCGCTCCTGGCCCACGCCATCCGTGTCGGACGCGGGGCCGACGGCTCCGACACCGCGCTGGCCGCGCGACGCTTCTCGGCACTGGCGCTGTGGTGCTTCATCGCCATGGCCATCAGCGGGGTACTCAACGCATTGGTCCGGATCAAGCTGCCCGATCTGGTCCGCACCGACTACGGCTGGCTGCTGATCGGCAAGGCCGTCGCGCTGAGCCTGCTCGGCGTGCTGGGTTGGCGACAGCGCCGGGTCAGCCTGACCGCCCTGGCCACCGACCCCGGCGCGCGCACACCACTGATCCGGTTGGCGCTGACCGAGGCTGCGCTGTTCGGCGTGACGTTCGGCATCGCCGTCGGGCTGGGCCGTACCCCACCGCCGCCGGAGCCGAGGATTCCCAGCGCGACCGAGGTCGCGATCGGATACGACTTCGCCGGGCCGCCGACGCTGGCTCGGGTGTTGTTCGACTGGCGGTTCGACCTGCTGTTCGGGACGGCGGCGATCATCGCTGCCGTGGTGTATCTGGCCGCGGTGTACCGATTGCGCCGGCGCGGTGACGCCTGGCCGGTGGGCCGCACGTTCGCCTGGCTGTTGGGCTGCGCGGCGCTGCTGTTCACCACGTCCTCGGGGCTCGGCCGCTATATGCCGGCGATGTTCAGCATGCACATGATCGCCCACATGTTGCTGTCCATGCTGGTACCCGTCCTCCTGGTGCTGGGCGCCCCGGTCACCCTGGCGTTGCGGGCACTCCCCGCCGTGGGCCGCGGATCTCCACCCGGCCCCCGGGAATGGCTCCTCGCAGCTCTGCATTCTCGGGTGTCGCAGTTTCTGACCCAGCCCATCATCGCGACCGTGCTGTTCGTGGTCGGGTTCTACGGCCTGTACTTCGGCGGCATCTTCGACGCCGCGGTCAGCAACCACGCCGCGCACATCCTGATGAACGTGCACTTCCTGCTGTCGGGCTACCTCTTCTACTGGGTGGTGATCGGTGTGGACCCGACCCCGAGGCCCGTTCCGCAACTGGTCAAGATCGGGATGGTCTTCGCGTCACTTCCGCTGCACGCGTTCTTCGGCGTGGTGATGATGGGCATGCAGACCGTGCTCGGCGAAAGCTTCTACCGGTCACTGCAACTGCCGTGGCATACCGACCTGCTCGGAGACCAGCATCTCGGTGGCGGCATCGCCTGGGCGGCCGGGGAAGTCCCGCTGGTCATCGTGATGATGGCGTTGCTGATCCAGTGGCGGCGCAGCGATCAACGCACCGCCAAGCGGCTCGACCGGGCTGCCGACCGCGATGACGACGCCGATCTGGCGTCCTACAACGCCATGCTCGCCGAGATGGCGCGGCGCGACAACCCGCCGCGCTGACCATCGGTGGTAGTCCGGGCTATCCCCAGCCTGCGTTTCATCCACAGCCGACGGGTGCGTCGGGTCCGCTGCGGGTCTTCTGTCGGGGTGCCGACGGTCAATGGCTGCGTAGGGCGATCGACGCTTCGGCACCGGCCGCCGGAATCGATGAAGCGAAAGGAACCAGAAAATGTTCGAAACCCCGTTCACGATTGTGGGCAACATCATCACCGACCCGGTTCGGCGGAGG
Protein-coding regions in this window:
- a CDS encoding HAD-IB family hydrolase/lysophospholipid acyltransferase family protein is translated as MRLPGTLAEIEGSPEGPEIGAFFDLDGTLVAGFTGVIMTRDRLRRGQMGVGEFIGMVQAGLNHQLGRSEFEDLIGKGARMLRGNSLSDLDELGERLFVQHVQGRMYPEMRAMVRAHMARGHTVVLSSSALTVQVEPVARFLGIDNVLCNKFETDEDGLITGEVMSPVIWGPGKARAVQNFSAANGVDLAKSYFYADGDEDVALMYLVGNPRPTNPAGKLAAVAAKRGWPVLKFSSRSGSSPVSHLRTLASLATIPTVAAGAIGLGLLTRNKRTGVNFFTSNWSKLLMLTTGIELNILGEENLTAQRPAVFIFNHRNQADPMIAGRLVGVDFTGVGKKELERNPLMGPLGKVMDAAFIDRDDPEKAVEGLHKVEELARKGLSILIAPEGTRLDTTEVGPFKKGPFRIAMAAGIPIVPIVIRNAEVIAARDSSTFNPGKVDVAVYPPIPVDDWTVDNLTDRIAEVRQMYLDTLRSWPQDELPTFDIYARPPAEKTAPRPAAKKAQAKKAPAKKAAPKSTPKGRP
- a CDS encoding glycerol-3-phosphate 1-O-acyltransferase, producing the protein MTGGIDDFASFSTTDDALVLASVSSPAELELLNDWLKAQRHDHPDSTVEVLQLPATDEPAPGVVARLVEELEADEDRLVVPVRVFWVPAGLPTRLKVVGLISGRDTYRPPEILQRRILRKDPTRARVVAGEPAKVSELRQQWSETTVAENSREFARFVLRRAVLAIERVELRLLGPEYKSPRLVKPEMLDSARFRQGLEQIPGATVEKAGEMLDELSTGWSRFSVDLIPTMGRAIFSRGFDPRIDYERSEIESMRHALEQHPAVLLFSHRSYLDGVIVPVAMQENRLPPVYTFAGINLSFGLMGPLFRHSGVIFLRRKLDDPLYKYVLRQYVGYIVEKRFNLNWSIEGTRSRTGKMLPPKLGLLAYVANAYLDGRSDDILLQPVSISFDQLHETAEYAAYARGGEKTPEGLSWLYHFIKAQGERNYGKIYVRFPEAVSMREHLGEPGGEMAHDEAAKRLAMQKMAFEVAWRILRVTPVNATNLVSALLLGARGVALTLDQLHHTLQDSLDYLERKNTPTTNSALRLRTAEGVRSAVDALSGGHPVTLVDSGREPVWRIAPEDELEAAFYRNSLIHAFQETSIVELALAHAARAADDPLQVFWDQAMRLRDLLKFDFYFADSAAFRDNVAEELSWYDRTPEGRAAGGWEAQVSRGGDDICQMLRLKRPMLAGAMLRPFFEAYGIVADVLRDAPAEIRERDLTKRALGVGRQYVAQGRVGSNESVSALLFATARQVAADQNLLSNGPNLQERRDAFRDELRGIIADMDKVDEIAREQFSLREQQRRAGRGASG
- a CDS encoding cytochrome c oxidase assembly protein; translation: MTSAGRVAASSVRNSAAWPVLVGVAVLAGAVAAGIGALSLADALTATGLPDPGPVTTYGLPFVRAAGEIAAVVAVGAFLFAAFLVAPQTNGVLDVAGYRALRLGTTASGVWTVCAALLVPLTISDVSGQPVLDHLDPVDVWSAASLVDVSVAWRWTAILAAGVTIASLPVLRWGWTPVLLAGSLLTLMPLVLTGHSSSGGAHDLATNSLFIHLVAGALWAGGLLALLAHAIRVGRGADGSDTALAARRFSALALWCFIAMAISGVLNALVRIKLPDLVRTDYGWLLIGKAVALSLLGVLGWRQRRVSLTALATDPGARTPLIRLALTEAALFGVTFGIAVGLGRTPPPPEPRIPSATEVAIGYDFAGPPTLARVLFDWRFDLLFGTAAIIAAVVYLAAVYRLRRRGDAWPVGRTFAWLLGCAALLFTTSSGLGRYMPAMFSMHMIAHMLLSMLVPVLLVLGAPVTLALRALPAVGRGSPPGPREWLLAALHSRVSQFLTQPIIATVLFVVGFYGLYFGGIFDAAVSNHAAHILMNVHFLLSGYLFYWVVIGVDPTPRPVPQLVKIGMVFASLPLHAFFGVVMMGMQTVLGESFYRSLQLPWHTDLLGDQHLGGGIAWAAGEVPLVIVMMALLIQWRRSDQRTAKRLDRAADRDDDADLASYNAMLAEMARRDNPPR